A segment of the Salinibacter sp. 10B genome:
CCACTGAGGCCGATTACGACTTTCGGCTGTAGCGAGCTTGAAAAACTATCATCACATGTCTACTACCATTGTACAAATATCGTCCCCCGGGTCGTCAAGGAATGCCTATGACGAAACAGTGAATCCATATAGAAAATCCACAGGAGACGGGCTTATGTGCGCAGAGGCGTTCATGGGCGTAGGCCCGTCGGATCGTTCGGGTCAAGTGATCTCCCATGGCTTGTGGATTGCCGCCCATAGACACGGGCTTCCCATGATCGCCCCTTCTACCTCACACCTTCTCGCGCGAGAATGAAGGAACTCCGACGAACGGTTCCACATGGGTTCATCGGATGGTTTCGATGGCGTTCCTATCGGGTCCAAAGGGACGTATACCGGTCCCTTCACCGATCGGCACGAGTGAGGGATGTGGTCTCTTGTGGCCCAAAAGGGCTAAATTCTCACGCTAAAATCTCGCAGACCTGCCTGTCCTTATCGGTTCGCCAGACGCGAGAAAACCCGTACATCCGGATCGCCTCCGCGATGTTATGCACGAGGAAATTAATAAGAAGTCCCCCAGAGAACTGTTTTCGGTGGGAGATTGGGGAAAAAGGTCGTCATCCATTCGAACGGATTCGCGCGATCAAACTGGCTGCTTTCATAGCGCGAAAGGTCCAGCGGCAAGGAAGAGATGTGAGCGGCAAGCGCTCTCGGACGCAATAACATGTGCATTGTGTTCTCCCCCGATAAACGCCAAGTTTCCCAGGCTAGAACGTGTGCCGGGGAGAGCCCAATGTGATCGACATTCCAGGTCCCAATGTTCGAACCTGGACCTTCCAGGCATTCAGAATCAAGAATCGATTCTGGAGATCGACAACGCACCTTCGGCATGGTAGCCTCGACAGTTCAACTGTAGACTCTGCCCCGCTGACACGCCATCAGAAATGCGGCCCGTGATGTTTTAGGCGAGCCCGCGTCCTCAACGGTGAACTTGTTTAACGCTGCCGGTAGTACCCCGATGTCCGCGCCATTAAGGAGGCAATTCGGAGGAATGGGGAAACGACCCTTTGCACAGGCTCGCTGGCGTGGTGAACCTACTTTTCTTGGCCTAGGTGTCCTGAAGCTCGACGCTTGCGGTTCTTCGTCCCCAGTTCGAGGCGTTTGGTTCTATGTGTCTCAGCGCGGCGTCCTTGAGTCCGGCGACTCTGCTTCCGTGGTCCGCACATCCCGCACTTCACCTCCATCAGCGGGTGGTAGCTCGGAGAGTGGATTCTCAGAAGAGACCTCCTTCCCGCTACGACCAGACCGAAGGAGACGAGTTAATAACACCCGTGCGGCGGTGCCCCTTCTGTAGAACCAGTGGCGATGCCGAACCCCCTCAACGAAAAGGGTTAGAAGGACGGCCAGGAGCAGCACCGGGAGGTGGAACCGGAAGACAAAGTATGTGGCCAGCGAAATGAGAACCAGCCAAAAGGTATTCTCGATCCCCTCGGCTCCCAGTTTCTGAAGCCAGGCACGGAATCCGGAACGTGTCCCCATCCTCCCTGTCTCTTGTTTGCGCTCGGCCTGTACAGTGGACTGGGGAGATGGCCCGAGTTCCCAACTCAGGCTGTACCACGTGAGGCCCACCAGCGCCCCCCAAAGGAAAAAGAGGAGCCAAGGAGAGAGAACGTGATCGCCGTGGCGGAGAGCAAGGTAAAGGTTAGCGAGCACGAGGGGGCCAGGCATGGGGCCAAGCACAGTGTCGTGGATGTCCAGATTGCGGCCGAGTGCCCCGATCACCACAATACGATCCTTGAAATAATGTCGCACCGCCGTCGTGTCCGTTAGGACGGAGAGAAGCTGGCCCAGCGGAAGAGGAGCCGGCATCGCCTGTACAGGTAGACGCAGGTCCGGAATGAATCTCGGAAGGCGCAGCAGACCAAGTACCGGCTCGCTTGGATGCAGAACGCGATGCATATGAAGCGGGATCGTCGCCCGATCGCCATCGACGAGGGAGAATCGGACGAACGTGTTGCCGTCCTGAGAATACTGGGCGAGGGCGCGTGGCGCATCGACGGCTAAGTTGACAGGAGTGCCGGAAGCGTCGAGCGTGTACGGGATGACGAGGTTGCGAACGCCCTCAATGGCGTCCTGCAGAGCCGCGTCGTGCGGAGACGGATCGAGAAACAAGATGTCACAGAGGACAAATCGGTGGACGTTCGTATCAGCGAGAAGACGAAAGAGCGCCGTGAGCTCTGCCCTGTCGGTGATGGGACGCTCCCCGATTGGGAACCCTTCGTCGTCGACGGCCTCGACGAGCATGGGGTCGTAGGCCGTGTCGATGAATATAAACTCGTCCCAGGCGTGCTCCGGAGCGCGCGCTATCGCCCCGTGAATGATCGACGAGACTTGTACCAGAAGCTTCTCATCCTCGAGGGGAAGCCCGTACCGGAGCCACCCGAGCGCGAACAAGAGGAGTGCGGTGCCGAACACGACGCTGTGAGGAAGCCAGGACTGTCGCAGCATGAGACGAAGCGGATGAGAGGGGGTTGCTCGAAAGACCCGGGTTTATGACTGTCCCAGGTGTTGATCCATCCAGGCCTCTACGTGCGGGCGGTAGGGAGTGCCATACGCGTCCTGAAGGAAGCCATAGACCTCCCGTCGAACGTCGTCGAGGGGACGGTCCTGCGCGCGCACCACACGCACCAGAGCGCGCACCTCTTGCGCCACCCGCCCAGGGGAAGGGGCAACTGGATGGACCGCCGCCAGCAGGCGCGTCTCTTCGGGCGACACCCAGTGGAGCATGACGGGCGGTGGGGCGGTTCCATGCTCTTCCGAAGTCACCAGGAGACCCATCAGTGTGTCCGGCACGATGCGCAGGTGACCCGCCGCAACGCGTACCTCTCGGGTTTCCTCCCCTCCCACGGATCGGAAAATCAGGCGCCCTCCAGTTTCCAGTCGGTGTTGGAGCGTCCCGGCTACAGGCACTTCGTGGACATCGAGCATCAGATACCGCGGAACGTCAAAGTGACGGCGCACGTCGAGGAGGGTGCGCAGCGTATCCGGACGCGGCGCCCCCCGGGTATGGAGCTGACGCTGACTGATTGGATCCATCAGCACCGTGCTGACGACAGCCAACCAAACCTCAGACGATGATCGGGACGTTGTTAGTTTCGCGGAGCCGGCCTGAGGACGAACGAGGATTCTTCCCAAGGTGGGGCAGAGCGCCAGGGTTCGGTCATTCGAAGAGGCGAATTGCAGGGTGTCTGTGGGGGTGAAAGAGTCCCCGGGAACCAGGATTGTATCCTGTCCTGTGTTTTCCGCCGAAGCGTGCCATACCGAGCCGCGCACGTGAATCACCGTGCAGGGTTGAGCCAACACCGGCGCCGGACCCAGAAGAGCGGCAAACAGACAGAGGTTCGTCAGCAATGCCAGGTGCCAGTGAAATCGGAGACGGAAACGAAAACTCCTAATATTGTGCATGCGAGCCGGGGACGGACTGGACAACTAAAGTGGAAAAAGACCTTCGTGAGGAGAACAATACTATTATGCTGACGAGTCCGTCGCTTTCGCCATCTGCGACGTACAGAGGCCGACCTCACTTCTCGGTCCCATCAAATGAGAGAGAAAGAGGGCAAAGTGCTACGCGAACTGGCCTTACTCCATCAAGAGGGCGAGGATGAGGCAAAAGAGGGTCACTGCCTCGTCAAGTGACAGATTGAGGTTCAGCCCCTCATTGCCTCCCGAATCTTGTTGAGCGTCGGGCGACTGACGTGGTCAAGGCCGCGCGCCCCGCCCTCGGGTCCACAGGCCGACAGCACGACCTAGAGAAAGGGGACCCCTTGTCGGCTTTTAATAGAGTCGAGCCACAGCCTTGCGATCGGGTCGGGCTAGACCAACAGGAAGTACAAATACCGAGATTGAGGAAAAACGTCTCCGACACCGAGCTGTTACGGGACACGCAGTCGATAATACATCATCTGGGTCGAGAGCTGAACGGCGTCGAGTGAGCGCTCCCGAGCGCCCAGTCCCTCGATCAGCAGGCGGTAGAGATCTCTAATCACGTGATTGCTGTCGGCGAAGTACGCGTGCCCCAGCATGTCGTCGCCCGCCCCACTTACGTCCACGAAGTCCACGTGCTCACCCAGATCCAAGGCCCGTGCCCCAAGCCGTTCGTTGCCGTTGAAGAGGCGCGAGATCGACAGCGCATTGTCCTGGGCCGAGGCGTAAATGGTGATGCGCGTATCCGGAGCCGACAGCCGGGGCAAAATCTGTTCGACAAACACGTCTGCATCAATGTCAGGAGCCGCGAGAATGACCTCTTTGACCTTCCGACGCTCTTCCAGCCCGTGCACCATCATCAACTCCGAAAGCGCCCGTACGCCCCCGCGTGACCCCATGCTGTGAGCGACGAAGTACACCCGCTCGATATCCGCCTGCGCCGTCAGCAGGTGCAGGAACGACACCATGTCTGGCACGCTCCACTCGACGTTGTCCTCGTCGTGGGCATAGCCCGTCACAGTGCCCCGGGACGGCCAGCTGAAAAAGAGAACCGGCCCAGGAAATGCCAGGTCGTACTTGAGCTGTCCAGCTCGGCGCGCAGCCTCAGCAAAGCTTACGTTGTATCCGTGAACGAACACCAGTGCCTCTTTTCGGCTCGACCGGGCCCGCGCCAAGACGCGATGCACGAAATCCGTTTCGGCCATCACGGCCACGTCCTGCACGGTCACGTGTCGGGAGGGGTCTTCCCGAAGCTCAAGCCGCCAAATCGAGGGACGCTCAATGTTGCCAACACGGTGACGTTGCGGAATGCTTACCGTACACGTGCCAAAGACGAGATCGCCACGCTCCGCGCCAAACACCAGTGCGTCTCGCCGGTCCGCCGGGGCGCGATCTGTCCCGTAGAACACCTCCACAACCGTGTAAGGCTCAGACGAGGTCGACTGCTTCGTAGCAGGAGTCGTCTTCGGTGGGGTGTTGGTGCCGGGCGACACGACCTCGTTTGAGGTGCCGCACCCGATGAGGAAAATTCCAATCCAGAGGAGTGGAAATAGGGTCCGAATGGTGTCCGGAGAGTGCTTCTTCATTGTGATTCTTCTGCCTCCTCGTCTTCATCCTCTACCGTTTCGAGGTCCGCCTGCAGCGTTTTGTAGTCATTGAGGAGGTCGTCAATGTCTCCCCGCGCGTCCAAGACCATCTGGATGTTCTTTCGGGCCCGGTTGAAGCCACGGACGGCCCTGATCTGTTGGAGTCTCCCGAGCTCCCGGGGATTCAGGTTGTCGATGAGCGTCGAAAGGCGCTCCGTTTCCGAAACGAGAGTCGGGAGTGACTGAAACGCCTCCATCGTCATGAGTCCCAAAAAGTCGGTATCCTCGGTAGTCTCAAGGCTGAGCTCTCCTTCTCGGTACCGACTGGAGGTCTCTCGAAGTTGGTAGAGCCGTCCGGCCTGCAACGCAGACCGACGGAAAACGTCATCGAATGCTTCACTGCCAATGACCGAGTACTCGAAATCGTCGTCTACGTAATCGTAGCGGTCCCGGTCTTCAAAGGATCGCAGGTCTTCATGGATCTCTGTCAGTTGGATCGATTCGACCCCTGCTCGCTTCAGCAGGGATGCAAGGCCTGGCCCTGCACCGATTAGTAACGAGATGGAAAGGGTGAAAGTCGAAACTAGACGGGTGGATAGCATCGGAGTCTTTGGGTGTGGATGCGCAAATATTCGGAATAGGAGGTTGATGCTTCAGCACGGATGTAGGTGGTGGGAGTGAGATTTGCCCAGCGGATCACGGGAGGCGACGGAGCAATGCCCGGGCGCGATCGTCTCCGCTTTCATGCCGTCGTTCCAATGCGGCGCGGGCCTTGTCGTACCCTTGCTCGGCCGCCTGGTAATACCACCGCCGAGCATTGGCCTCATCTTTTGGACGGCCCCGGCCGCTTTCGTAGACGAGCCCGAGCCGAAACTGTCCTTCGGCGAGTCCCTGCTTGGCGGCCCGTTCGTAAAGGTCGGCCGCTCGCGCATCGTCCTGGCGACGTCCCCCAAATCCCCCACTGTACATTCCCCCGAGGAAATACTGGGCCTTTGCGTGGCCGCGCATTGACGCGAGTTGAAACCAATCGGCTGCTTTCTCTGGATCTTCTGAAACCCCGCGTCCTGCCAGATACATCGTGCCGAGATAATACTGGGAATCCATATGCCCAGCCCGTGCCGCCTTTCGAAGCAGGGGAAGGGCCGATGCATAGTCCTTGCGGTTGTAGTAAGAGCGGCCGTCGCGGACCCACCGCTCCACTTCTCCTGCCGACACAGCAGTAATGGGATTGTCGGGCTCACTTCCCGCTTCGGGGTCGGTAAAGTAAAACGGGAGAACATAGGAGGCCGAAAGCCACGGGCTCTGTGCCTGATTGCTCGCTTCGCGGACACGACGAGTGACCCGACGCATCATCTCCGCAGCCTCGATTCCAGGGCGCTCCAGCTCCGCCAGAAGCGCCTTGGTGAAAAGCCCATTGCGTCCCTCCACGTTATCGCTCGCAACGGCACCCGGCGCCGTCCCATATACCACCAGGGTTCCCCCCATCATGTCCCCCGAGGGAATGGCCCACCCCCCTCCGGCCCCTTCCCCTGTGACATTGTCCGGGAACGGATTGCTTCGGCAGGCATCGAGAACGATCACCTGATTGGTGGCACGGCTCAGCGCGCGAAGAACCTCTTCAAGAGGAACGGCCTCTTGATCGATGCGGAAATCACCGCCCTCAAGATCAGCGACGTCCACCGGAACGAGATAATTTTCCCCCTTCACCTCTACCCCGTGCCCCGCGTAGAACAGGAGTGCCACCTCGGCCCCCTTTGCTTTTTTCGCAAAAGCCCGAACCGCCTCATACATGTTTGCACGGGACTGATCCAGCCGTTTGATGACATCGAACCCGAGGCGCTGAAGTGCCGCGGACATGTCCTCGGCATCGTGAACCGTGTTCTGCAACGGCGAGATCGAGGTGTATTCCGCGTTACCGAGTACGAGAGCAACGCGCCCTTCTCCGGGCTCGGTCGATGCGATGGTTACGCCGCGGCCATCCTCGATCTGCCCACGGACCGCGGGCACACAAAGAGATAGCGGCACCACCAGCCAAAGTAACACCAGGACCCGGGGGCTCCGGAAGGATTCGACCATCGTTCTATAGATTTTAAGACCACTGTGGATGAGGCTCCCTATCGGCACGCTGGATTGCCTTCGGACTCGGCACCGAATCTGCGTCGTCACGGCAAGCGGAGAGGGAAACTTAGCTCCCCCTCCCCACCCTGCCGCGGCCCCTTGCTGTGCTTCTGATTAGGGATCAGTTCGTGGCTCCGTAGTACCCATTCCAGATGGAGCCGAGGTTGCGGACGTAAAGACGGAAGCTGCCGGTGTACCGAGGCGTCCATCTCAGGATACAGTAGTCGGTGTAGTCCGTATCGGAGTCGATGAGGTTACCATTATGATCGTAGACGTAGCAGTCGAGGTCAGTATCGCCGTCCCCACGAACTCGCACCTCCGCCAGCTCTCCCCCACGGAAGCTCCCCAAGTTCCACCGGTCCGTACTCCGCGCAGAAACGCGGTCGCTGAAGGTGCCGGGCTTCGGAATGCGGCCCCGGTCCTGCCCCATCATCGACTGCGTTTGGTCGACCATCGCTGTTACGGATTCGTTGCCTTCT
Coding sequences within it:
- a CDS encoding CHASE2 domain-containing protein: MLRQSWLPHSVVFGTALLLFALGWLRYGLPLEDEKLLVQVSSIIHGAIARAPEHAWDEFIFIDTAYDPMLVEAVDDEGFPIGERPITDRAELTALFRLLADTNVHRFVLCDILFLDPSPHDAALQDAIEGVRNLVIPYTLDASGTPVNLAVDAPRALAQYSQDGNTFVRFSLVDGDRATIPLHMHRVLHPSEPVLGLLRLPRFIPDLRLPVQAMPAPLPLGQLLSVLTDTTAVRHYFKDRIVVIGALGRNLDIHDTVLGPMPGPLVLANLYLALRHGDHVLSPWLLFFLWGALVGLTWYSLSWELGPSPQSTVQAERKQETGRMGTRSGFRAWLQKLGAEGIENTFWLVLISLATYFVFRFHLPVLLLAVLLTLFVEGVRHRHWFYRRGTAARVLLTRLLRSGRSGKEVSSENPLSELPPADGGEVRDVRTTEAESPDSRTPR
- a CDS encoding alpha/beta fold hydrolase, giving the protein MKKHSPDTIRTLFPLLWIGIFLIGCGTSNEVVSPGTNTPPKTTPATKQSTSSEPYTVVEVFYGTDRAPADRRDALVFGAERGDLVFGTCTVSIPQRHRVGNIERPSIWRLELREDPSRHVTVQDVAVMAETDFVHRVLARARSSRKEALVFVHGYNVSFAEAARRAGQLKYDLAFPGPVLFFSWPSRGTVTGYAHDEDNVEWSVPDMVSFLHLLTAQADIERVYFVAHSMGSRGGVRALSELMMVHGLEERRKVKEVILAAPDIDADVFVEQILPRLSAPDTRITIYASAQDNALSISRLFNGNERLGARALDLGEHVDFVDVSGAGDDMLGHAYFADSNHVIRDLYRLLIEGLGARERSLDAVQLSTQMMYYRLRVP
- a CDS encoding caspase family protein, whose product is MVESFRSPRVLVLLWLVVPLSLCVPAVRGQIEDGRGVTIASTEPGEGRVALVLGNAEYTSISPLQNTVHDAEDMSAALQRLGFDVIKRLDQSRANMYEAVRAFAKKAKGAEVALLFYAGHGVEVKGENYLVPVDVADLEGGDFRIDQEAVPLEEVLRALSRATNQVIVLDACRSNPFPDNVTGEGAGGGWAIPSGDMMGGTLVVYGTAPGAVASDNVEGRNGLFTKALLAELERPGIEAAEMMRRVTRRVREASNQAQSPWLSASYVLPFYFTDPEAGSEPDNPITAVSAGEVERWVRDGRSYYNRKDYASALPLLRKAARAGHMDSQYYLGTMYLAGRGVSEDPEKAADWFQLASMRGHAKAQYFLGGMYSGGFGGRRQDDARAADLYERAAKQGLAEGQFRLGLVYESGRGRPKDEANARRWYYQAAEQGYDKARAALERRHESGDDRARALLRRLP